AAGTGTCCGGGAACTGTTCTAGGGGACTTACTAGCATGGTTGGATGCCAAAACTGATTGCTTATGGTGTGTACACAgtattgttaatataatgttaaattttaccCAGATCACACAGATACGcctgttttatatatttaattttgttctttatatttttcacaCAAAATGGTTGTTTAAtatggtatttttaatcgGTGGTGCAATTCTTTGTACTCGCCTCTCCGAGAATGTCGTGTcatagtatatataatttgtaaagTATTTAAATGGGAGCTTTCGATCCTTTCAGGAGATCGTTTCATAAATGTGCTCTTTTACACCGAGCCTTTTTAGATTATactgttaaatttatttatgttcGGTGGACTTACTTCTCattcttgttttttcttttttggACCTACGTAATTTTCAATTCTTCGCACTATGTCATTGCTTACATGTACACCGTGTATTTGTTAAGCCTAGTTATGCGCTTTCTCACTCCCCTTAGCTTCAAAGACCTCTGTACAGCTCATGAGGGAGCGAACTCTGGTACCATTCTGCCTCTCTCTGAGCAGGATGCCGCCAATTCTTCGAAGATTACCAAGGTGGGTTTCAGATCCGCGGAGAAT
The sequence above is a segment of the Theileria orientalis strain Shintoku DNA, chromosome 3, complete genome genome. Coding sequences within it:
- a CDS encoding uncharacterized protein (retrieval of early ER protein Rer1 family protein), encoding MGAFDPFRRSFHKCALLHRAFLDYTVKFIYVRWTYFSFLFFLFWTYVIFNSSHYVIAYMYTVYLLSLVMRFLTPLSFKDLCTAHEGANSGTILPLSEQDAANSSKITKVGFRSAENVYEFKPFLRQLNEFTFWLCAVRVSYIALLCLFSDFLDIDVYWPLLVFYFICLFTVSFNEQIQNMIKYKYVPFNFSKRSYGFKIGK